The Xanthomonas sontii genome contains a region encoding:
- a CDS encoding TIM-barrel domain-containing protein, with protein sequence MENRVRRSSLLPAIALPALLLAAATVVAEPVGNLRTVAAGTSRDGVQGWDLQTDRGVRLRIELPAADIVRVQAGRHGTLTGAGDKATPIVLPQPKAAVQAQLEDDAQELRVRTDALVLHVQRQPLRLRLERLEQGRAVALWQELQPLDLDATQSVQVLSSQADEAYYGGGQQNGRFEFKGRELEVSYSGGWEEGDRPSPAPMLLSSRGWGMLRNTWSDGSYDLRQHDQATLLHREDRFDAYYFVGADLPALIERYTRLTGRPSMLARWSLSYGDADCYNDGDNAKKPGTVPDGWHDGPTGTTPDVVDSVARQYREHDMPGGWILPNDGYGCGYTRLPETVQGLARYGFRTGLWTENGVDKIAWEVGKAGSRVQKLDVAWTGKGYQFAMDANHQAYDGILANSDARPFLWTVMGWAGIQRYAVAWTGDQSSSWDYIRWHVPTLIGSGLSGMAYAAGDVDAIFGGSAETFTRDLQWKAFTPVLMGMSGWSSNARKHPWWYDEPYRSINRDYLKLKMRLTPYMYGLVHDAAQTGAPPVRGLMWEDPRDPHAQDETYKTQFLLGRDLLVAPVYRSQAASRGWRRDIHLPAGGWIDYWDGRRVQAGADGRQLDRQVDLATLPLFVRAGAILPMYPAMLYDGEKPLDEVTFDLYPQGASQYTLYEDDGNTRRYQQGESSTQVVRMQAPAQGSGPVQVWIDPVQGRYAGQLPQRRYALRVLARQAPRSVQVGERALPTVADAAAFAQASEGWYFDATERRGTVHVRTAVQDIRQPLQLRLDFPVAAAAADDAYPPAPVLGRALPADSLLVVNRPAEEPGHPLENAFDDDPGTWFRSVRNQAVRTGAHEWVIGFGERKMIDGIELAPRNDKNWKHGQVRDYEVYLGDSNGEWGEPVARGHLRLQEGVQRIDFPAHAGRLLRFRVLSVQNPEGDGADSNDPMVVAAQRRPRAFDALQPRDVGPIALSTFHILEHPAPERPAQQRYLSELALPAALAGRVRADQALRGDAGMRMNGLQFRRGLGVGADSRLDLRLHGDWRLLRADLGIDDACRSAGGLQFQVWGDGRLLYDSGLVSAPGVVKPELDIRGLSTLSLRTLGAQGPQPAQVCGNWANAVLIGQEGDTASFVAP encoded by the coding sequence GTGGAGAACCGCGTTCGTCGCTCGTCGCTGTTGCCTGCGATCGCGCTGCCGGCCCTGCTGCTGGCGGCGGCCACCGTCGTCGCCGAGCCGGTCGGCAACCTGCGCACGGTCGCCGCCGGCACCAGCCGTGACGGCGTGCAGGGCTGGGACCTGCAGACCGACCGTGGCGTGCGCCTGCGCATCGAGCTGCCGGCGGCGGACATCGTGCGCGTGCAGGCCGGGCGCCACGGCACGCTCACCGGCGCCGGCGACAAGGCCACGCCGATCGTGCTGCCGCAGCCCAAGGCCGCGGTGCAGGCGCAGCTGGAAGACGATGCGCAGGAGCTGCGCGTGCGCACCGACGCGCTGGTGCTGCACGTGCAGCGGCAACCGCTGCGACTGCGCCTGGAGCGGCTGGAACAGGGCCGCGCGGTCGCGCTGTGGCAGGAACTGCAGCCGCTGGACCTGGACGCCACGCAGAGCGTGCAGGTGCTGTCCTCGCAGGCCGACGAAGCCTATTACGGCGGCGGCCAGCAGAACGGGCGCTTCGAGTTCAAGGGCCGCGAACTGGAAGTGTCGTATTCCGGCGGCTGGGAGGAGGGCGATCGCCCGAGCCCGGCGCCGATGCTGCTCAGCAGCCGCGGCTGGGGCATGCTGCGCAACACCTGGAGCGACGGCAGCTACGATCTGCGCCAGCACGACCAGGCCACGCTGCTGCACCGCGAAGACCGCTTCGACGCCTACTACTTCGTCGGCGCCGACCTGCCGGCCCTGATCGAGCGCTATACCCGGCTGACCGGCCGCCCGAGCATGCTAGCGCGCTGGTCGCTGTCCTACGGCGATGCCGATTGCTACAACGACGGCGACAACGCCAAGAAGCCCGGCACCGTGCCCGACGGCTGGCATGACGGCCCCACCGGCACCACCCCGGACGTGGTCGACAGCGTGGCGCGGCAGTACCGCGAGCACGACATGCCCGGCGGCTGGATCCTGCCCAACGACGGCTACGGCTGCGGCTACACCAGGCTGCCGGAGACCGTGCAGGGCCTGGCCCGCTATGGCTTCCGCACCGGCCTGTGGACCGAGAACGGCGTGGACAAGATCGCCTGGGAAGTCGGCAAGGCCGGCAGCCGCGTGCAGAAGCTGGACGTGGCCTGGACCGGCAAGGGCTACCAGTTCGCGATGGACGCCAACCACCAGGCCTACGACGGCATCCTCGCCAATTCCGATGCGCGCCCGTTCCTGTGGACGGTGATGGGCTGGGCCGGCATCCAGCGCTACGCGGTGGCCTGGACCGGCGACCAGAGCAGCAGCTGGGACTACATCCGCTGGCACGTGCCGACCCTGATCGGCTCCGGCCTGTCCGGCATGGCCTACGCGGCCGGCGATGTGGATGCGATCTTCGGCGGCAGCGCCGAGACCTTCACCCGCGACCTGCAGTGGAAGGCCTTCACCCCGGTGCTGATGGGCATGAGCGGCTGGTCGTCGAACGCGCGCAAGCATCCGTGGTGGTACGACGAGCCGTACCGCAGCATCAACCGCGATTACCTGAAGCTGAAAATGCGCCTGACCCCGTACATGTACGGCCTGGTGCACGACGCCGCGCAGACCGGCGCGCCGCCGGTGCGCGGGCTGATGTGGGAGGACCCGCGCGATCCGCACGCGCAGGACGAGACCTACAAGACCCAGTTCCTGCTCGGCCGCGACCTGCTGGTGGCGCCGGTATACCGCAGCCAGGCGGCCAGCCGGGGCTGGCGGCGCGACATCCATCTGCCGGCCGGCGGCTGGATCGACTACTGGGACGGCCGCCGCGTGCAGGCCGGCGCCGACGGCCGTCAGCTCGACCGCCAGGTCGATCTGGCCACGCTGCCGCTGTTCGTGCGTGCCGGCGCGATCCTGCCGATGTACCCGGCGATGCTGTACGACGGCGAGAAGCCGCTGGACGAGGTCACCTTCGACCTGTATCCGCAGGGGGCCTCGCAGTACACGCTGTACGAGGACGACGGCAACACCCGCCGCTACCAGCAGGGCGAGTCCAGCACGCAGGTGGTGCGCATGCAGGCGCCGGCGCAGGGCAGCGGCCCGGTGCAGGTGTGGATCGATCCGGTGCAAGGACGTTACGCCGGACAGCTGCCGCAGCGCCGCTATGCCTTGCGCGTGCTCGCGCGGCAGGCGCCGCGGTCGGTGCAGGTCGGCGAGCGCGCGCTGCCGACGGTCGCCGACGCCGCGGCCTTCGCCCAGGCCAGCGAAGGCTGGTACTTCGACGCCACGGAGCGCCGCGGCACCGTGCACGTGCGCACCGCCGTGCAGGACATCCGCCAGCCGCTGCAGCTGCGGCTGGACTTCCCGGTCGCCGCCGCCGCGGCCGACGACGCCTATCCGCCGGCGCCGGTGCTGGGCCGCGCGCTGCCCGCCGACAGCCTGCTGGTGGTGAACCGCCCGGCCGAGGAACCGGGGCACCCGCTGGAGAACGCCTTCGACGACGACCCGGGCACCTGGTTCCGCAGCGTGCGCAACCAGGCCGTGCGCACCGGCGCGCACGAATGGGTGATCGGTTTCGGCGAGCGCAAGATGATCGACGGCATCGAGCTGGCGCCGCGCAACGACAAGAACTGGAAGCACGGCCAGGTGCGCGACTACGAGGTCTACCTGGGCGACAGCAATGGCGAATGGGGTGAGCCGGTGGCGCGCGGCCATCTGCGCTTGCAGGAAGGCGTGCAGCGCATCGACTTCCCGGCGCATGCCGGCCGCCTGCTGCGCTTCCGCGTGCTGAGCGTGCAGAACCCCGAGGGCGACGGCGCCGACAGCAACGATCCGATGGTCGTCGCCGCGCAGCGCCGGCCGCGCGCCTTCGACGCGCTGCAGCCGCGCGACGTCGGCCCGATCGCGCTGTCCACCTTCCACATCCTCGAGCACCCGGCGCCGGAACGGCCGGCGCAGCAGCGCTATCTGTCCGAGCTGGCGTTGCCGGCGGCGCTGGCCGGTCGCGTGCGCGCCGACCAGGCCTTGCGCGGCGATGCCGGCATGCGCATGAACGGCCTGCAGTTCCGCCGCGGCCTGGGCGTGGGCGCCGACAGCCGCCTCGACCTGCGCCTGCACGGCGACTGGCGCCTGCTGCGCGCCGACCTGGGCATCGACGACGCCTGCCGCAGCGCCGGCGGCCTGCAGTTCCAGGTCTGGGGCGACGGCCGCCTGCTCTACGACAGCGGCCTGGTCAGCGCGCCCGGCGTGGTCAAGCCGGAACTGGATATCCGCGGCCTGTCCACGCTGAGCCTGCGCACGCTCGGCGCGCAGGGTCCGCAGCCTGCCCAGGTCTGCGGCAACTGGGCCAACGCCGTGCTGATCGGTCAGGAGGGCGACACCGCCAGCTTCGTCGCCCCATGA
- a CDS encoding Gfo/Idh/MocA family protein, protein MKRRDFIAAGAAIAASSLLPQTPAWARKRTLRLAMIGTGMRGQVLLTELLRRDDVELVALCDSEPIMLGRAMAMVAKAGKPAPTAYGQDRDASAWKRVLAHKGLDGVIVATPWEWHAPMAIAAMQAGVAVGCEVVAGITLQDHWDVLNAQLATGTPYMLLENVCYRRDVMAALQMVRQGLFGELVHLQAGYQHDLRGVKFNSGDPDQPYDSGVEFGAKGWSEARWRTAHSVQRNGELYPSHGIGPCAMYAGINRGNRITHLNAFASKARGLHDYTVAKSGGNTHPSTKVAFKLGDVVTTTLACANGETILLQHDTSLPRPYSMGFRVQGTKGLWMDLNQSIHLEGRSPPHQWEAFKPYQDQYEHPLWTRYAATAAGAGHGGMDWFVIHAFVEALKARAPMPIDIYDAVTWSAITPLSEQSIASGFQTVAFPDFTAGAWRQRTPIFAFDGTY, encoded by the coding sequence ATGAAACGACGCGACTTCATCGCCGCCGGTGCCGCCATCGCCGCCAGCAGCCTGCTGCCGCAGACGCCGGCCTGGGCGCGCAAGCGCACCCTGCGCCTGGCCATGATCGGCACCGGCATGCGCGGTCAGGTGCTGCTGACCGAACTGCTGCGCCGCGACGACGTGGAACTGGTCGCCCTGTGCGACAGCGAGCCGATCATGCTCGGCCGCGCCATGGCCATGGTCGCCAAGGCCGGCAAGCCCGCACCCACCGCCTACGGCCAGGACCGCGACGCCAGCGCCTGGAAGCGCGTGCTGGCGCACAAAGGCCTGGATGGCGTAATCGTGGCCACGCCCTGGGAGTGGCATGCGCCGATGGCAATCGCGGCGATGCAGGCCGGCGTGGCGGTCGGCTGCGAAGTGGTGGCCGGCATCACCCTGCAGGACCACTGGGACGTGCTCAACGCCCAGCTCGCCACCGGCACCCCGTACATGCTGCTGGAGAACGTCTGCTACCGCCGCGACGTGATGGCCGCGCTGCAGATGGTGCGGCAGGGCCTGTTCGGCGAACTGGTGCACCTGCAGGCCGGTTACCAGCACGATCTGCGCGGGGTGAAGTTCAACTCCGGCGACCCGGACCAGCCCTACGACAGCGGCGTGGAGTTCGGCGCCAAGGGCTGGAGCGAAGCGCGCTGGCGTACCGCGCATTCGGTGCAGCGCAACGGCGAGCTGTACCCCAGCCACGGCATCGGCCCGTGCGCGATGTACGCCGGCATCAACCGCGGCAACCGCATCACCCATCTCAACGCCTTCGCCAGCAAGGCCCGCGGCCTGCACGACTACACCGTGGCCAAGAGCGGCGGCAACACCCATCCCAGCACCAAGGTGGCGTTCAAGCTGGGCGACGTCGTCACCACCACCCTGGCCTGCGCCAACGGCGAGACCATCCTGCTACAGCACGACACCTCGCTGCCGCGTCCCTACTCGATGGGCTTCCGCGTGCAGGGCACCAAGGGCCTGTGGATGGATCTCAACCAGTCGATCCACCTCGAAGGCCGCAGCCCGCCGCACCAATGGGAAGCCTTCAAGCCCTACCAGGACCAGTACGAGCATCCGCTGTGGACGCGCTACGCCGCCACCGCGGCCGGCGCCGGCCACGGCGGCATGGACTGGTTCGTCATCCACGCCTTCGTCGAAGCACTGAAGGCGAGGGCACCGATGCCGATCGACATCTACGACGCCGTGACCTGGAGCGCGATCACCCCGCTCTCCGAACAGTCGATCGCCAGCGGCTTCCAGACCGTCGCATTCCCGGATTTCACCGCGGGCGCGTGGCGCCAGCGCACGCCGATCTTTGCGTTCGACGGCACGTACTGA
- a CDS encoding TonB-dependent receptor domain-containing protein — MLPARHRHPRCRPLAPLTLAIAGVLLAALQPAAAQDSQAATDLARVEVTGSNIRRTDVETASPVQVISKQDIQAMGARTLLQVLDNLPAARPAQQDARSLFTGSDGASQANLRGLGAQGTLVLLNGRRLSYYGAPAGFQTQFVNIDAIPAAAIERMEVLTDGASAVYGTDAVAGVINVITKRNFQGAEINFSNDTSTRIDSYGEHQASITAGFGDLTENRFNVYGAVNVYRRDAIPLRDFYDKRPAQYYVNNPNYLTNLRLGVGSKPGQFNPGSYFAFDPVTGRRVQEAAPGCQNVLTSEAAGPRCVWETWLNNEIDAGAKSERNTAYLNGTFLVGASTELFAEATYTDIDLRANGGTPRAFNTTTGNPTSWFSRNTGNTVNQFLYPFLGPNNEYNHASPQLKAMMGGVVGLQYLLQDAGPDYFGQRNTDKSYRVLGGARGSFGDWNWETAFATAGTHSVTYQTVNVNVKGFEKAFGPFTIDPGTGRVIISDHPAYRFGEISAANAALIREAFPTFDIESWTRLHTLDGKIEGPLFQLPAGEMRAAFGFNASRETFYTPGNPDAANGLITQQGGSWFDGKRNTYALFAETVAPITDKLELDAALRADKYPNFSTNLAPKVGFKYQAFEQLLLRGTYSTGFRAPSLAESGSGGVYAQLGGYRDEVRCGETNAIANLLLQSRRSGDVDLGKSLLNADCSRTVARMTQPNPDLKPEKAKIATLGFVYEPANWLSVSADYWFIYRDNEIVAPDYRRAGDITAMTRSPITDSDRANLAQLAAMCADPASGVACPGTLPGYSVGNVASVVGQYRNRGKTLVDGFDIDARSRFSLGQWGGLNIGLAATIANRNRFYMDQDSGWYYGDVVGYYNNPRLRATLNADWTYRQVTTSMFVNYVGGTKWATDRIDAEDNNPQTCTAGYLKLQPSKCDGAPSWWTANLSVTWRPDDAWNLSFTVKNLFDRLPFYDPNSFLGDSSDYATIFGRGYSVTIGYRFK, encoded by the coding sequence ATGTTGCCCGCCCGTCACCGCCATCCCCGCTGTCGCCCGCTCGCTCCGTTGACCCTGGCCATCGCCGGTGTCCTGCTCGCCGCCCTGCAGCCCGCCGCCGCGCAGGACAGTCAGGCCGCCACCGACCTGGCCCGGGTCGAAGTCACCGGCTCCAACATCCGCCGCACCGACGTGGAGACCGCCTCGCCGGTGCAGGTGATCAGCAAGCAGGACATCCAGGCGATGGGCGCGCGCACGCTGCTGCAGGTGCTCGACAACCTGCCCGCGGCGCGGCCGGCGCAACAGGACGCGCGCTCGCTGTTCACCGGTTCCGATGGCGCCTCGCAGGCCAATCTGCGCGGCCTCGGCGCGCAGGGCACGCTGGTGCTGTTGAACGGCCGTCGCCTGTCGTACTACGGCGCGCCGGCCGGCTTCCAGACCCAGTTCGTCAACATCGATGCGATCCCGGCCGCGGCGATCGAGCGCATGGAAGTGCTCACCGACGGCGCCTCGGCGGTGTACGGCACCGACGCGGTGGCCGGCGTCATCAACGTGATCACCAAGCGCAACTTCCAGGGCGCGGAGATCAATTTCAGCAACGACACCTCCACCCGCATCGACTCCTACGGCGAGCACCAGGCCAGCATCACCGCCGGCTTCGGCGACCTCACCGAGAACCGCTTCAACGTCTACGGCGCGGTCAACGTGTACCGGCGCGATGCGATCCCGTTGCGCGACTTCTACGACAAGCGCCCGGCGCAGTACTACGTCAACAATCCCAACTACCTGACCAACCTGCGCCTGGGCGTGGGTAGCAAGCCGGGCCAGTTCAACCCGGGTAGCTACTTCGCCTTCGACCCGGTCACCGGGCGCCGCGTGCAGGAAGCCGCACCGGGCTGCCAGAACGTGCTGACCAGCGAGGCCGCCGGCCCGCGCTGCGTGTGGGAAACCTGGTTGAACAACGAGATCGACGCCGGCGCCAAGTCCGAACGCAACACCGCCTACCTCAACGGCACCTTCCTGGTCGGCGCCAGCACCGAACTGTTCGCCGAAGCCACCTACACCGACATCGACCTGCGCGCCAACGGCGGCACCCCACGCGCGTTCAACACCACCACCGGCAACCCCACCAGCTGGTTCTCCCGCAACACCGGCAACACCGTCAACCAGTTCCTGTATCCGTTCCTCGGGCCCAACAACGAGTACAACCATGCCAGCCCGCAGTTGAAGGCGATGATGGGCGGCGTGGTCGGCCTGCAGTACCTGCTGCAGGACGCCGGTCCCGACTACTTCGGCCAGCGCAACACCGACAAGAGCTACCGCGTGCTCGGTGGCGCGCGCGGCAGCTTCGGCGACTGGAACTGGGAAACCGCCTTCGCCACCGCCGGCACCCACTCGGTCACCTACCAGACCGTCAACGTCAACGTGAAAGGCTTCGAGAAGGCGTTCGGCCCGTTCACCATCGACCCGGGCACCGGCCGGGTGATCATCTCCGACCACCCGGCGTACAGGTTCGGCGAGATCAGCGCCGCCAACGCTGCGCTGATCCGCGAAGCATTCCCCACCTTCGACATCGAATCGTGGACGCGCCTGCACACCCTCGACGGCAAGATCGAAGGCCCGTTGTTCCAGCTGCCGGCCGGCGAGATGCGCGCCGCGTTCGGCTTCAACGCCAGCCGCGAGACCTTCTACACCCCCGGCAACCCGGACGCGGCCAACGGCCTGATCACCCAGCAGGGCGGCTCCTGGTTCGATGGCAAGCGCAACACCTATGCGCTGTTCGCCGAGACCGTCGCGCCGATCACCGACAAGCTGGAACTCGACGCCGCGTTGCGCGCCGACAAATACCCGAACTTCAGCACCAACCTGGCGCCCAAGGTCGGCTTCAAGTACCAGGCCTTCGAGCAACTGTTGCTGCGCGGCACCTATTCCACCGGCTTCCGCGCGCCCAGCCTGGCCGAGTCCGGCAGCGGCGGCGTCTATGCGCAGCTGGGCGGCTATCGCGACGAGGTGCGCTGCGGCGAGACCAACGCCATCGCCAACCTGCTGCTGCAGTCGCGCCGCAGCGGCGACGTGGATCTGGGCAAGAGCCTGCTCAATGCCGACTGCAGCCGCACCGTGGCGCGCATGACCCAGCCGAACCCGGACCTGAAGCCGGAGAAGGCCAAGATCGCCACGCTCGGCTTCGTCTACGAGCCGGCCAACTGGCTGTCGGTCTCGGCCGACTACTGGTTCATCTATCGCGACAACGAGATCGTCGCCCCGGACTACCGCCGCGCCGGCGACATCACCGCCATGACCCGCTCGCCGATCACCGACAGCGACCGCGCCAACCTCGCCCAGCTGGCGGCGATGTGCGCCGACCCGGCCAGCGGCGTGGCCTGCCCGGGCACGCTGCCAGGCTACAGCGTGGGCAATGTCGCCAGTGTGGTCGGGCAGTACCGCAACCGCGGCAAGACCCTGGTCGACGGCTTCGACATCGACGCGCGCAGCCGCTTCTCGCTCGGCCAGTGGGGCGGGCTGAACATCGGCCTGGCCGCCACCATCGCCAACCGCAACCGCTTCTACATGGACCAGGACAGCGGCTGGTACTACGGCGACGTGGTCGGCTACTACAACAACCCGCGCCTGCGCGCCACGCTCAACGCCGACTGGACCTACCGCCAGGTCACCACCAGCATGTTCGTCAACTACGTCGGCGGCACCAAGTGGGCCACCGACCGGATCGACGCCGAGGACAACAACCCGCAGACCTGCACCGCCGGCTACCTCAAGCTGCAGCCGAGCAAATGCGATGGCGCGCCGTCGTGGTGGACCGCCAACCTCAGCGTCACCTGGCGCCCGGACGACGCCTGGAACCTGAGCTTCACCGTCAAGAACCTGTTCGACCGCCTGCCGTTCTACGATCCGAACAGCTTCCTGGGCGATTCCAGCGACTACGCCACCATCTTCGGCCGCGGCTACAGCGTGACCATCGGCTACCGCTTCAAGTGA